From the Chitinolyticbacter meiyuanensis genome, one window contains:
- a CDS encoding AraC family transcriptional regulator, whose translation MQTPPPLDRLSGLLERFRVQAQLHHTGALCGQTHFDAREGYGYLHLLRRGQLEVSHPSARDVPKSMRFDEPTLLLYPCPFTHHFHNPPVEGADFTCARLAFDGGAHNPLARALPAFIALPLAQVPGLHSALELLFAETDHIRCGQRLLADRLFEVVVLKLLRWLLDHPQEAGIQPGLITGLSDARMARALVAMHEAPGEPWTLERMAKCAGMSRTAFANTFREVVGQTPADYLSSWRIALAQSRLREGRPIKMLAEELGYANASALSRAFAAKIGMSPRAWLAMI comes from the coding sequence ATGCAGACCCCACCTCCCCTTGACCGCCTCTCGGGCCTCCTCGAACGCTTTCGAGTGCAGGCCCAGTTGCACCACACCGGAGCCCTATGCGGGCAGACTCATTTCGACGCCCGCGAAGGGTACGGCTACTTGCATCTGCTACGCAGAGGCCAGTTAGAAGTGAGCCACCCTAGTGCCAGAGACGTTCCTAAGTCCATGCGCTTCGATGAACCAACGCTGCTACTGTATCCGTGTCCTTTCACACACCATTTTCACAATCCTCCAGTGGAGGGCGCGGATTTTACGTGCGCACGATTGGCGTTCGATGGCGGCGCGCACAATCCCCTCGCGCGCGCGTTGCCTGCATTTATCGCGCTGCCACTTGCGCAAGTGCCTGGCCTTCACTCCGCGCTGGAATTGCTGTTCGCTGAAACCGATCACATCCGCTGCGGCCAACGCTTGCTAGCAGACCGGCTATTTGAGGTAGTTGTCCTGAAGCTGCTCCGCTGGCTGTTGGATCACCCGCAAGAGGCAGGTATACAACCTGGACTTATAACCGGCCTTTCGGACGCCCGCATGGCGCGGGCATTGGTGGCCATGCATGAAGCCCCGGGGGAGCCTTGGACGCTAGAACGCATGGCCAAATGCGCCGGCATGTCGCGCACGGCGTTTGCCAATACCTTTCGCGAGGTAGTGGGACAGACACCGGCAGATTATTTGAGCAGCTGGCGCATTGCGCTGGCGCAAAGCCGGCTGCGCGAAGGGCGCCCCATAAAAATGCTGGCCGAAGAACTCGGATACGCGAACGCGTCAGCCCTTTCGCGTGCGTTCGCAGCCAAAATCGGAATGTCTCCCCGCGCTTGGCTCGCGATGATCTAG
- a CDS encoding RES family NAD+ phosphorylase: MVVSNAHVDDRHLWRACEGQTKSYVAALVNSINELDVLEQLLESAKPPITAGAAHLHPLLSTPYRYAERTPGGSRFVRQGAMGAMYAAEHAEASIAEASHWLYHGFWLKSAGLENEVTSLRRCLFEFVVKGDTVDLLATPYDADAAKWMHPSNYAPCQEMGSAARAAGIPLIRYASVRDAHHRPAMAVMHWSAIACTAPLAMIEWDVFVGLGQVVWTSVHGDGNRIVLEM; the protein is encoded by the coding sequence GTGGTCGTTTCTAACGCGCACGTCGACGATCGTCATCTCTGGCGTGCGTGTGAAGGCCAGACCAAGTCGTATGTGGCCGCATTGGTCAACAGCATTAACGAGCTTGATGTCCTGGAGCAGCTGCTTGAAAGCGCGAAACCCCCGATCACTGCGGGGGCTGCGCATCTGCACCCATTGCTGAGCACACCGTACCGATACGCTGAACGCACGCCTGGTGGCTCACGGTTTGTGCGACAGGGGGCGATGGGAGCCATGTACGCAGCCGAACATGCTGAAGCCAGTATTGCAGAGGCCAGCCACTGGCTTTACCACGGGTTTTGGTTGAAATCAGCCGGACTGGAGAACGAGGTCACCAGCCTTCGCCGCTGCCTCTTCGAGTTTGTGGTCAAGGGCGACACCGTCGACCTGCTTGCCACCCCGTACGACGCGGATGCCGCCAAATGGATGCATCCAAGCAACTATGCGCCGTGCCAAGAGATGGGATCTGCAGCAAGAGCTGCGGGCATCCCGTTGATCCGCTACGCGTCTGTGCGTGACGCCCACCATCGGCCAGCGATGGCCGTGATGCACTGGTCTGCCATCGCCTGTACTGCACCACTGGCGATGATAGAGTGGGACGTGTTCGTTGGGCTGGGCCAAGTGGTGTGGACGTCTGTGCATGGGGACGGCAATCGCATCGTTCTGGAAATGTGA
- a CDS encoding antitoxin Xre-like helix-turn-helix domain-containing protein, whose translation MTAVVKQAPEAAAVLTNALLRVATRLGLNNAQLAAAIRVDPSRVSRMNSGEALLRANAGEWDAATAVIRIYRSLGGLLDGNEALMLKWFSSHNTDFGKAPRDVMLEGGGGPYRVVEYLDSFRGRF comes from the coding sequence ATGACTGCCGTCGTGAAGCAGGCTCCAGAAGCTGCCGCCGTACTCACGAACGCGCTGCTACGTGTTGCAACCAGGCTTGGCCTGAACAACGCTCAGCTGGCCGCTGCCATTCGTGTTGATCCGTCACGGGTTTCTCGCATGAACAGCGGCGAGGCCCTGCTTCGTGCAAATGCTGGGGAGTGGGATGCCGCTACTGCGGTCATCCGGATCTATCGCAGTCTCGGCGGGCTTCTGGATGGCAACGAAGCGTTGATGCTGAAGTGGTTCTCGTCCCACAACACCGACTTCGGCAAGGCCCCGCGCGACGTTATGCTGGAGGGGGGCGGCGGCCCGTACCGCGTAGTGGAATATCTGGATTCGTTCCGTGGTCGTTTCTAA